A section of the Triplophysa dalaica isolate WHDGS20190420 chromosome 8, ASM1584641v1, whole genome shotgun sequence genome encodes:
- the LOC130427859 gene encoding gamma-crystallin M2-like has product MAMGLVTFYEDRNFQGRSYECMGDCSDMSSYLSRCHSCRVERGCWMMYDNPNYMGNQYFFKRGEYADYMSMFGMSNCIRSCRTVPMHKGSYRMKIYERENFGGQMYELMDDCDSCMDRYRMSHCQSCHVMDGHWLMYEQPHYRGKMSYFRPGEYRNFSNMGGIRFMSMRRIMDSWY; this is encoded by the exons ATGGCAATGGGCTTG GTCACCTTCTATGAGGACAGGAACTTCCAGGGTCGCTCTTATGAGTGCATGGGTGACTGTTCTGACATGTCCTCCTATCTGAGCCGCTGTCACTCCTGTAGAGTTGAGAGGGGATGCTGGATGATGTACGATAATCCCAACTACATGGGAAACCAGTATTTCTTTAAGAGGGGCGAGTACGCTGACTACATGTCTATGTTTGGAATGAGCAACTGCATCAGATCTTGCCGTACGGTCCCCATG CACAAGGGATCCTACAGAATGAAGATCTATGAGAGAGAGAACTTTGGCGGTCAGATGTACGAGCTGATGGATGACTGTGACTCCTGCATGGACCGCTACCGCATGTCTCACTGCCAGTCCTGTCATGTGATGGACGGTCACTGGCTCATGTATGAGCAGCCCCACTACAGAGGAAAAATGTCATACTTCAGGCCTGGAGAGTACAGGAACTTCAGTAATATGGGTGGCATTAGATTCATGAGCATGAGGCGTATCATGGATTCCTGGTATtag
- the LOC130427580 gene encoding LOW QUALITY PROTEIN: beta/gamma crystallin domain-containing protein 1-like (The sequence of the model RefSeq protein was modified relative to this genomic sequence to represent the inferred CDS: inserted 1 base in 1 codon) codes for MGKIIFYEDXNFQGRSYECNSDCSDMSTYLSRCNSCKVESGCFVVYDRSNYMGNQFFMRRGEYADYMRMGITDGIRSCRMVPQYRGPYRMKIYERENFGGQMHELTDDCDSVTDRYRMSDCQSSHVMEGHWLMYEQPHYRGRMIYFRPGEYRSFRDMGYSNVRFSSFRRIMDFDEQFTQDSDGDVHMMTYNREKSHLAEIQVQTILFAAFQIIFYEERNFQGRSHEITGDCPEVTSYLSHCCSCRVESGCFMVYEHSNFMGQQMLVRRGQYPDNKQIMSADISDCISSCKMITMHKGTFRLRIFEKENFVGQKYELMDDCESIQERFSMSGCQSCDVTHGHWLMYELPHFEGRMIYLRPGEYNSFGDMGVGPLEITSIRRIMESC; via the exons ATGGGCAAG ATCATCTTCTACGAGG AGAACTTTCAGGGTCGCTCTTATGAGTGCAACAGCGACTGCTCCGACATGTCTACCTACCTCAGCCGCTGCAACTCCTGCAAGGTGGAGAGCGGCTGCTTTGTGGTCTATGACCGTTCCAACTACATGGGGAACCAGTTCTTCATGAGGAGAGGCGAGTACGCTGATTATATGCGCATGGGAATTACTGACGGCATCAGGTCCTGCCGCATGGTTCCTCAG TATAGAGGACCCTACAGAATGAAGATCTACGAGAGGGAGAACTTTGGAGGTCAGATGCACGAGCTCACTGATGACTGCGACTCCGTCACGGACCGCTACCGCATGTCCGACTGCCAATCCAGTCACGTGATGGAGGGTCACTGGCTCATGTATGAGCAGCCCCACTACAGAGGCAGAATGATTTACTTCCGGCCTGGAGAGTACAGGAGCTTTAGGGATATGGGATACAGCAACGTAAGATTCAGCTCTTTTAGAAGAATCATGGACTT TGATGAACAATTTACTCAAGATAGCGATGGAGATGTCCACATGATGACCTACAATCGAGAAAAGTCACATCTGGCAGAGATCCAGGTGCAAACCATTCTG TTTGCTGCTTTTCAGATAATATTCTATGAGGAAAGAAACTTCCAGGGTCGTAGCCATGAGATCACTGGTGACTGCCCTGAGGTGACCTCATATCTGAGCCACTGTTGCTCCTGTAGGGTGGAAAGCGGCTGTTTTATGGTTTATGAGCACTCAAACTTCATGGGTCAACAAATGCTGGTCAGAAGAGGACAGTATCCCGATAACAAGCAGATCATGAGTGCTGACATAAGTGACTGCATCAGTTCCTGCAAAATGATTACAATG CATAAAGGAACATTCCGACTGAGAATATTTGAAAAGGAGAATTTTGTTGGACAGAAGTACGAGCTGATGGATGACTGTGAATCCATCCAGGAACGCTTCAGCATGTCCGGATGCCAGTCCTGCGATGTCACACACGGGCACTGGCTTATGTATGAACTGCCACATTTTGAAGGCAGAATGATATACCTCAGGCCAGGGGAGTACAATAGCTTTGGGGATATGGGTGTGGGGCCACTGGAAATTACTTCAATCAGACGCATTATGGAgtcctgttaa
- the crygs3 gene encoding LOW QUALITY PROTEIN: crystallin, gamma S3 (The sequence of the model RefSeq protein was modified relative to this genomic sequence to represent the inferred CDS: inserted 2 bases in 1 codon; substituted 1 base at 1 genomic stop codon) — translation MATESIVFYEDRNFQGSSFXCSMDCPELSSILAAXNSIRVENGSWVLSEHQNFRGEHPDYQCWLCYNDSIRSCRMVRNNTGIHRIRLYRRSEFQGQVTECTEDWPSVYDRFRHREIHSCNVLDGAWVFFEQPNYRGQQYLLERGEYRCYTDWKDMHPVVGSIRPVQEFFVFFNV, via the exons ATGGCAACTGAGAGT ATTGTGTTTTATGAGGACAGAAATTTCCAGGGAAGTTCCTTCTAGTGCAGCATGGACTGCCCGGAGCTGTCGTCCATCTTAGCCGC TAACTCCATCAGAGTTGAGAATGGGTCCTGGGTTTTGTCTGAGCATCAGAACTTCAGGGGAGAGCATCCTGATTACCAGTGCTGGCTGTGCTACAATGACTCCATCAGGTCTTGCCGAATGGTCCGAAAT AATACTGGCATTCACCGTATTCGTCTATACAGGCGTTCTGAATTTCAGGGTCAGGTTACTGAGTGCACTGAGGACTGGCCCTCAGTCTACGATCGCTTCCGTCACCGTGAGATTCATTCCTGCAATGTTCTGGATGGAGCCTGGGTCTTCTTCGAGCAGCCTAACTATAGGGGACAACAGTATTTGTTGGAGAGAGGCGAGTACCGTTGCTACACTGACTGGAAAGACATGCATCCCGTTGTCGGCTCCATCCGTCCTGTTCAAGAGTTTTTCGTATTTTTCAATGTGTAG